In Candidatus Roseilinea sp., one DNA window encodes the following:
- a CDS encoding UPF0339 protein, translating to MSGKFELKTSNNGEYMFNLIASNGRVIFTGETYTERRSALNGIESVRTNAPLDERFERRMSSSGQPYFVLKAANGTVIGRSQMYSSTAAMEKGIASVKHHAPDATLVDLTAQ from the coding sequence ATGTCCGGCAAGTTCGAACTCAAGACATCCAACAACGGCGAATACATGTTCAACCTGATCGCGTCCAACGGGCGCGTCATCTTTACCGGTGAGACGTACACCGAACGGCGCAGTGCCCTCAACGGCATCGAATCGGTGCGCACCAACGCGCCGCTGGATGAGCGGTTCGAACGCCGGATGTCGAGCAGCGGCCAGCCGTACTTCGTGCTCAAAGCGGCCAACGGTACCGTCATCGGCCGTAGCCAGATGTATTCTTCGACAGCAGCAATGGAGAAAGGCATCGCCTCGGTCAAGCATCACGCCCCCGACGCGACGCTGGTGGACCTGACGGCACAGTGA
- a CDS encoding phosphotriesterase, translating to MSWLFTTLGPKAQDELGLILPHEHIFVDLGAQERPDFGQADARDVVALMGPEVERARAAGVSALVECTPVGVGRRVDLVEAVSQATSFPIAVATGIYREPWVPQWAHDASEDALCEWMVRELNEGIDGTSVRAGFIKLSAGDDGITDVEKKILRAAARAARATGAAIGSHTIRGHVVREQLDIIELCGYTASRFIWIHASAEPDFGLNVEVARRGAWIEYDWIGGSQPDAFFIERIQRLLDAGYGDQILLSQDRGWFDPSQPNGGAPKPFTYLTQTFLPALRAAGVDDETIRLLTHDNPFRAFAR from the coding sequence GTGAGTTGGCTATTCACTACGCTCGGCCCTAAGGCTCAAGACGAACTGGGGCTGATTCTGCCGCACGAGCACATCTTCGTTGATCTTGGCGCGCAGGAGCGGCCGGATTTTGGGCAGGCGGACGCGCGCGACGTTGTTGCCCTGATGGGCCCTGAAGTCGAGCGGGCACGCGCCGCCGGCGTCTCTGCACTGGTTGAGTGCACACCGGTCGGCGTCGGTCGGCGGGTGGACTTGGTCGAGGCCGTGTCACAGGCGACCAGCTTTCCCATCGCTGTCGCCACCGGCATCTACCGCGAGCCGTGGGTTCCACAGTGGGCGCACGATGCGAGCGAAGACGCCTTGTGCGAGTGGATGGTGCGCGAGCTGAACGAGGGCATTGACGGCACGAGCGTGCGCGCCGGCTTCATCAAGCTCAGCGCGGGCGACGACGGCATCACCGATGTCGAGAAGAAGATTCTGCGCGCAGCAGCCCGCGCGGCGAGGGCAACCGGCGCGGCCATTGGCAGTCACACCATCCGCGGGCACGTGGTGCGCGAGCAACTCGATATCATCGAGCTCTGCGGCTACACGGCGTCGCGCTTCATCTGGATTCACGCCAGCGCTGAGCCGGACTTCGGCTTGAACGTAGAGGTGGCGAGGCGCGGCGCGTGGATCGAGTATGACTGGATCGGCGGCTCACAGCCCGATGCGTTCTTCATCGAGCGTATCCAGCGCCTGCTCGACGCCGGCTACGGTGACCAGATTCTGCTTAGCCAGGATCGCGGCTGGTTTGATCCATCGCAACCCAACGGTGGCGCGCCGAAGCCGTTTACCTACCTTACACAGACTTTCTTACCCGCACTGCGCGCCGCGGGCGTGGATGACGAAACGATCCGTTTGCTGACGCACGACAATCCATTTCGAGCGTTCGCGAGGTAG
- a CDS encoding tagatose 1,6-diphosphate aldolase: MKTIMTRGKFEGINACADARGVIAAAAMDQRGSLQKAIAKARGANGVATAEDLTAFKTAVTKVLTRHASAILMDPEYGLPALKEKDPAAGVLLAYEKTGYDANVKGRLPDLLSEWSVRRLKEAGADAIKVLLYYNPYDEPHINEIKHAFMERVGAECAANDIPLFLEPIYYEEGLEEIELARKKPDAVARYMAEFSKPRYGVDILKVEIPFNIKYVEGSRAYAGTAVYTKADALRAFRESAAAAKKPFIYLSAGVSDAVFIESLEWAAEAGVNFAGVLCGRATWQEGIPVFAHQGYDALEAWLMDQGVRNITALNETLARGAHPWWDSYGGREHIEVVG; encoded by the coding sequence ATGAAGACGATCATGACGCGGGGGAAGTTCGAGGGCATCAACGCTTGCGCCGACGCGCGCGGGGTCATCGCGGCCGCAGCGATGGACCAGCGTGGCTCGTTGCAGAAGGCGATCGCCAAGGCGCGTGGCGCGAACGGCGTCGCCACCGCTGAGGACCTGACCGCTTTCAAAACGGCCGTCACCAAGGTCCTGACCCGGCATGCCAGCGCCATCTTGATGGACCCGGAATACGGCCTACCGGCGCTGAAGGAGAAAGACCCTGCCGCAGGGGTGTTGTTGGCCTACGAGAAGACCGGCTACGATGCCAACGTGAAAGGCCGGCTGCCCGATCTGCTGAGCGAATGGAGCGTGCGGCGGTTGAAGGAGGCCGGTGCGGACGCGATCAAGGTGCTGTTGTATTACAACCCCTACGACGAGCCGCATATCAACGAGATCAAACACGCCTTCATGGAGCGCGTGGGCGCCGAATGCGCCGCCAACGACATCCCACTCTTCCTCGAGCCGATCTACTACGAGGAAGGCCTGGAAGAAATCGAGCTGGCCCGCAAGAAGCCGGACGCCGTGGCGCGCTACATGGCCGAATTCTCCAAGCCGCGCTACGGCGTGGACATCCTCAAAGTCGAGATCCCCTTCAACATCAAGTATGTGGAAGGTTCGCGCGCCTATGCTGGCACGGCGGTGTACACCAAAGCCGATGCGCTGCGCGCCTTTCGCGAGTCGGCCGCCGCGGCGAAGAAGCCGTTCATCTACCTGAGCGCCGGCGTGAGCGACGCGGTGTTTATCGAGTCGCTGGAGTGGGCGGCGGAGGCCGGCGTGAACTTCGCCGGCGTGCTGTGCGGCCGGGCGACGTGGCAGGAGGGCATCCCCGTCTTTGCCCACCAGGGCTACGACGCGCTCGAAGCGTGGCTGATGGACCAAGGCGTGCGCAACATCACCGCGTTGAATGAGACCCTGGCCCGCGGCGCGCACCCGTGGTGGGACTCCTATGGCGGGCGCGAGCACATTGAGGTGGTGGGGTGA
- a CDS encoding haloacid dehalogenase, whose translation MKMYCRPVSIGAMASQEAQITSQPPAYQESPEAVVARLSADPVRGLTSAEAEVRLHRYGPNELESSPATPAWRRFLAQFQSPLVLLLLAATLISFVAWLIERESELPFEAIAILAIVLLNAVLGFAQEERAERAVAALKAMSAATATVIRDGQRQKVPARDVVPGDILLVEEGDTIAADARLIEVIGLQVAEAALTGESLPVAKSVATIRDDVGLGDRRNMIFAGTAATYGRARAVVTATGMRTEMGRIAGLLQRTEDTATPLQAEIERVGRALGVAVIIIAVIIVAAVFLTQRVTTLKAVVDVLIIGVSLAVAAVPEGLATILTIVLALGVQRMARRNAIVRKLAAVETLGSANVICTDKTGTLTRNEMTVRTVITAGGRVEFTGIGYAPEGEVVTSDGRPLTDPILRAEVAYALRAADLANNSVLQQRDGRWVVQGDPTEGALHVATAKLGLQHEALERRFARIGEVPFSSERKLMSTVHADAQKPERAVIFAKGAPDVLLARCCAERVGEVVRPLTDERRREIQACIDQLAGEALRTLGVAFRTQPRDQVWDGAISEAIERDFVFLGLIGIIDPPRPETKDAVARARQAGIRVIMITGDHPLTAKAIAAELGIIPPGGRVMTGAELAGLEASALRQAVRETSVYARVSPEHKLLIVRALKQDGNVVAMTGDGVNDAPALKQADIGVAMGITGTDVSKEAADMILTDDNFASIVAAVEEGRAIFSNIRKFLRYLLSSNIGEVMTMFCGLVFAAALGLSADHEGALALPLLATQILWINLVTDSGPALALGVDPPAPYLMRRAPRPRDKGVIDREMWIGLFFVGAIMALGTLFVFDYVLAGGLIPGTSDLIYARTMAFTTLVLFQLFNVFNARSDRESAFRGLFHNPWLWLAVALSLVLQALVVHVPFLQRAFNTTALSLSDWLVCIAVASSVVWMRELFKFFVRRARFG comes from the coding sequence ATGAAAATGTACTGCAGGCCCGTTAGCATCGGCGCGATGGCGTCGCAGGAGGCTCAAATTACTTCTCAGCCACCGGCATACCAAGAGTCGCCGGAAGCCGTGGTGGCGCGGCTGAGCGCTGATCCGGTGCGCGGCCTGACCTCGGCAGAGGCTGAGGTGCGCCTGCACCGGTACGGCCCGAACGAACTGGAATCGTCGCCGGCGACGCCGGCCTGGCGCAGATTCCTCGCCCAGTTCCAGAGCCCGCTCGTGCTCCTGCTGCTGGCCGCCACGCTCATCTCGTTCGTCGCGTGGTTGATCGAGCGCGAATCCGAGCTGCCGTTCGAAGCAATCGCCATCCTCGCCATCGTGCTGTTGAACGCCGTGTTGGGCTTCGCCCAGGAAGAGCGCGCCGAGCGCGCGGTTGCTGCGCTCAAGGCGATGTCGGCGGCGACGGCGACCGTGATCCGCGACGGCCAGCGGCAGAAAGTCCCGGCCCGTGACGTTGTGCCTGGAGACATTCTGCTGGTGGAGGAGGGCGATACCATCGCCGCAGACGCGCGGCTGATCGAAGTGATCGGCCTGCAGGTGGCCGAGGCGGCGCTCACCGGCGAGAGCTTGCCCGTAGCAAAGTCGGTCGCGACAATTCGTGATGACGTTGGGTTGGGCGATCGTCGGAACATGATCTTTGCCGGCACGGCGGCTACCTACGGCCGCGCCCGCGCCGTTGTCACGGCCACCGGCATGCGCACGGAGATGGGCCGGATTGCCGGCCTGCTCCAGCGCACCGAGGACACGGCAACGCCGCTACAAGCCGAAATCGAGCGCGTCGGGCGGGCGCTCGGCGTCGCGGTCATCATCATCGCGGTCATCATCGTGGCCGCCGTGTTCCTCACGCAGCGCGTGACGACGCTGAAGGCGGTAGTGGATGTGTTGATCATCGGCGTATCGCTGGCAGTCGCCGCAGTGCCGGAGGGGCTGGCGACCATTCTGACGATCGTGCTGGCGCTCGGCGTGCAGCGCATGGCCCGGCGCAACGCCATCGTTCGCAAGCTGGCCGCTGTGGAGACGCTGGGTTCGGCCAACGTAATCTGCACCGACAAGACCGGCACGCTCACCCGCAACGAGATGACGGTGCGGACGGTGATCACGGCCGGCGGGCGTGTCGAGTTCACCGGCATCGGCTATGCGCCCGAAGGGGAGGTGGTGACCTCCGATGGCCGGCCGCTTACCGACCCAATCCTGCGCGCTGAAGTCGCGTATGCCCTACGCGCCGCCGATTTGGCCAACAACAGCGTGCTACAGCAGCGCGACGGTCGGTGGGTCGTGCAGGGTGATCCTACCGAAGGAGCCTTGCACGTGGCGACGGCGAAGCTCGGCTTGCAGCATGAGGCACTCGAACGGCGTTTCGCGCGCATCGGCGAGGTGCCGTTTTCTTCAGAGCGCAAGCTGATGAGCACCGTGCATGCCGACGCGCAGAAGCCGGAGCGCGCGGTGATCTTTGCCAAGGGTGCGCCGGACGTGCTGCTCGCCCGCTGTTGCGCCGAGCGCGTGGGTGAAGTGGTGCGACCGTTGACCGACGAGCGACGACGGGAGATTCAGGCCTGCATAGACCAGCTCGCCGGCGAGGCACTGCGCACGTTGGGCGTGGCCTTCCGCACCCAGCCGCGTGACCAAGTCTGGGACGGTGCAATCAGCGAGGCAATCGAGCGCGATTTCGTCTTCCTTGGCCTGATCGGGATTATTGACCCGCCGCGCCCGGAAACAAAGGACGCCGTGGCACGCGCCCGCCAGGCCGGTATTCGCGTGATCATGATCACCGGTGACCATCCGCTGACGGCCAAAGCCATCGCCGCCGAATTGGGCATCATCCCGCCCGGCGGGCGAGTGATGACCGGCGCAGAACTCGCCGGTCTGGAGGCGTCGGCACTGCGCCAGGCCGTGCGCGAAACGTCGGTCTACGCGCGGGTGAGTCCGGAGCATAAGCTGTTGATCGTGCGCGCCTTGAAGCAGGACGGCAATGTGGTGGCGATGACCGGCGACGGGGTGAACGACGCGCCGGCGCTCAAACAGGCCGACATCGGTGTGGCGATGGGCATCACCGGCACCGACGTGTCCAAAGAAGCCGCCGACATGATCCTGACCGATGACAACTTCGCGTCCATCGTCGCGGCAGTCGAGGAAGGGCGCGCCATCTTCTCCAACATCCGCAAGTTCCTGCGCTACCTGCTGTCATCCAACATCGGCGAGGTGATGACGATGTTCTGCGGGCTGGTGTTTGCAGCGGCGCTGGGTCTGTCGGCAGACCACGAAGGCGCGTTGGCCTTACCGCTGCTGGCAACGCAGATCCTATGGATCAACCTGGTGACCGACAGTGGCCCGGCGCTCGCGCTGGGCGTAGACCCACCCGCGCCTTACCTGATGCGTCGGGCGCCGCGCCCGCGCGACAAGGGCGTGATTGATCGCGAGATGTGGATCGGGCTGTTCTTCGTCGGCGCGATCATGGCGCTGGGCACGTTGTTCGTGTTCGACTATGTGCTGGCCGGCGGGTTAATCCCCGGAACGAGCGACCTGATCTATGCCCGCACGATGGCGTTCACTACCCTGGTGCTCTTCCAACTGTTCAACGTCTTCAACGCGCGTTCGGATCGCGAGAGCGCCTTCCGCGGTCTGTTCCATAACCCATGGTTGTGGCTCGCGGTGGCGCTCTCGCTCGTCCTGCAGGCGCTCGTCGTTCATGTGCCGTTCTTGCAGCGCGCCTTCAACACCACGGCGTTGTCGCTGAGCGATTGGCTCGTTTGCATCGCTGTTGCGAGCAGCGTGGTGTGGATGCGCGAGCTGTTCAAGTTCTTCGTTCGTCGCGCGAGATTCGGCTAA
- the ldhA gene encoding lactate dehydrogenase: MRVLVFDTKKYDRETLQAANQAGGAHHELVFVESPLNAQTAALADGFRAVSIFVNDDASAPVVERLARGGVRLLALRSTGFNNVDLNAAARCGITVMRVANYSPYAVAEFAVALLLAVNRKIHRAYNRTREGNFLLDGLQGRDIHGKTVGVIGTGRIGAVFAHIMAGFGVTLLGYDVASNPECVRLGMRYVGLDELLAQSDIVSLHAPLLPSTYHIINAEALTKMKPGAILINTSRGALVDAEALIEALKSGRIGAVGLDVYEEEDGLFFRDRSDQIITDDVFARLMTFPNVLITGHQAFFTHEALAQIAETTIRNLTDFEAGRANENVLQAR, encoded by the coding sequence ATGAGAGTGCTGGTTTTCGACACCAAGAAGTACGACCGCGAGACGCTGCAGGCTGCAAACCAGGCGGGCGGCGCGCACCACGAGCTGGTCTTCGTAGAGTCGCCATTGAACGCGCAGACCGCTGCGTTGGCCGATGGCTTTCGCGCGGTGAGCATCTTCGTCAACGATGATGCCAGTGCGCCGGTCGTAGAGCGCTTGGCGCGCGGCGGCGTCCGGTTGCTGGCGCTGCGCAGCACCGGCTTCAACAACGTGGATCTGAACGCGGCGGCGCGCTGCGGCATCACGGTGATGCGCGTGGCCAACTACTCGCCCTACGCCGTAGCCGAGTTCGCCGTCGCGTTGCTGTTGGCCGTCAACCGCAAGATCCACCGCGCCTACAACCGCACGCGCGAGGGCAATTTCCTGCTCGATGGTTTGCAAGGCCGCGACATTCACGGCAAGACCGTCGGCGTGATCGGCACCGGTCGCATCGGCGCAGTGTTCGCCCACATCATGGCCGGCTTCGGTGTGACGCTGCTCGGCTACGATGTCGCGTCCAACCCCGAGTGCGTCCGGCTCGGCATGCGCTACGTTGGGCTGGATGAGCTGCTCGCGCAATCCGACATCGTCAGTTTGCACGCGCCGCTCCTCCCCAGCACCTATCACATCATCAACGCCGAGGCGCTGACCAAGATGAAGCCCGGCGCGATCCTGATCAATACCAGCCGTGGCGCGCTGGTGGACGCTGAAGCGCTGATCGAGGCGCTCAAGTCCGGCCGCATCGGCGCGGTCGGCCTCGACGTGTATGAGGAGGAGGACGGCCTGTTCTTCCGCGACCGCTCGGATCAGATCATCACCGACGACGTGTTCGCCCGGCTGATGACCTTCCCCAACGTGCTGATCACCGGCCACCAGGCGTTCTTCACTCACGAAGCGCTGGCGCAGATCGCCGAAACGACGATCCGCAACCTCACCGATTTCGAGGCCGGCCGCGCCAATGAAAATGTACTGCAGGCCCGTTAG